TATGGCTGTTTTGATTCAATTCGATTACCTCTTTATTGGTAAGCAATGAAAGGGTCCATTCATCATTGTCGCGTAGTTCTCCGCCAAACATCAGAGGTGAGCGGAAAATCGACCACAGTGTCATCATTGTTCGTTGTTCATCTCTGGTGAATCGTGTCCAGCGGTCACTACCGCCTCCATCAACAGAACGGATGCCAATATGACCAAGCGGAAGCATATCACAGTCTGGCCAATGGCCCGGAGCAGAATGTTCGCTCCATTTTTCACATCTTTCAAACATTCCATAGAGGAGGTTCCACTGATCCCAAAAATCATCTGTCATTCTCCACATGTTGGCATTCGCTTTCAGGGTCTCTGCATATTCAAGTGGTGCGGGTCCTGGTGATAGGCTTAGAACCATCTCTCTCCCACTATGATTTATAGCTTTTCGAATCAGTTCTATTTCTTCATTATGAATGTGATAAAGCCTCGAGGCTGCAATATCATCCACTTTAACGAAATCAACTCCCCATTCTGCGTATAATTGAAACAAGGAATTATAATATTCCTGCGCCCCTTCTTTTGATGCATCTACCCCATACATATCCGTATTCCATGGACAAATCGAATTAGGATGGGCTATATCTCTTGCCCCAACGTTTGTTCCTAAAATTGGTGTGTTCGCATGAACAGCCTGCCGCGGAATTCCTCGCATGATGTGAATACCGAATTTTAATCCCAGGTTGTGCACATAGTCTGCTAAGGGTTTGAACCCTTTACCTCCTTCTGCAGAGGGAAAGCGGTTTACCGCAGGAATTAACCTAGAATACTCGTCCATTTCCAGTGGTACAAATGGGCGGTATATAGAAGAGACCGCACCTGGTTCATACCATTGAATATCTACCACCACATACTCCCAGCCATACGGTTTTAAATGTTCAGCCATGTAGTGTGCATTGCCTTTTACTTCTTCCTCCCTAACGGCTGCACCGTAACAATCCCAGCTATTCCAGCCTAATGGAGGTGTTTTTGCAAATGTATGATGTCTCATTTGGTTTTAAGTTCCTTTCAAATTGTTATTTACTCGTATTTCAAAGCGCTTACAAACTATTATAATATTTAATAGATTTAACACTATGCAATTATTTTTACTGAACGCTCAAGTAATTTTACTTTTTAGCCTAATTAGCGGCGGACATATTTAGTTTACGGAATAAAAAAGCCCAGAATTTTTAAATATCTGGACTTTACCCTGCGGATACTTTCCCGCCCCGAAACTCAATAGGTGTTACCCCTACATGCGTTTTAAATAGTTTAATAAAATAGCTTTGATTATCATAGCCAAGACGTTCACAAATTTTTCCTACAGAGTCAGTCGTTTGTTCAAGCAATTCTTTAGCCCTGGCAATCTTCATTTTGGTAACAAATTCAACAAAATTTTCACCAACCTCTTTCTTGAACAGGCGGCTAAAGTAACTTTGGTTTATAAATAAATAGCTGGATACTTCTTCCAGACTGATTCTCTTTTCTATATTTGTAGAAACGTAACCGATGGCATCCAAAATTTCCTTGCGCTTAGTCTGACTATAAGCCGCTTCCGAACGCTTCAAAAGTAATTTGAAAAAGTCAATGAGTAAGACTCTTAATTCACATAAATAATTACTGGAAATAATCTTATTATGCAGACCTTCAACAATATATTCAGAACGAAATAATTGCAGTGCTTGTAATTTAACCTTAAAATCTAGAAGCAGTTTCAACATCCATTCCTTCACCAATTCAGGATGAAACTTCTTTTCTTCAATAAAGGTTATCCATTTGGTAACAATAGGGGTTATCATTCCCTCATCTTTTACGACCATTAACTCTCTAAAGTCTGAAGCTGCTTCGTCGTATTTCGAAAACAAGTCATCATTTTCAGATTGTACAACTTCTCTTTTATGAATTGTTCCTGGAGGCATATAAAATCGCTGTTGTTTTGCACTTTGTAGAGTTATTAATTCATGTCTCAATTCAGTAAAGCTTGAGAAACTTTCCCCCATCAAAAAAGATATATTCATATTAAAATATTTTGTAAAGGCATGTTGAAATTTTTTTATACATTCTTGTTTTTCATCAAAGCAGCCTTTTTTTTGTTTAAGTGAATCCGGAAAACACAGAATAAATTCCTTTGGGCCGATATTAAAGAAAACTGCTTCAGATTTAGAATCTTTACTAATATCTGTGAAAATATTTTGAATGGCAAAAGTTATTATTTCTTCTGATAGGTATCTATCTTTTTCGACATTGTAATCAAGAATCATGGCAATTGAAGCTGTGTAGGATGTTCGATCTAGTTGAAGTCCTAAAGATTCAGCCTCATTTAGCCACTCTTTTTCATCCACTGATACTTGATTGATGGTTTTCTTAATAAATCTTTCCCTGATGCTGTTTTTATTTTTATCTATCAACTGTTGTAATTGAACCTGCTTAACGTCTTTCTTTTTTTGTTTATCAAGGGTATTTACGATCTTTTTGATCACCTGGCACAGGTCTTCTGGATCAAACATGTCCTTTACTAAATAATCCTGTACCTGCAGCCTTAGTGCCTGTTTAGCAAATTCAAATTCAGAATGGCACGATAAAATAACAACCTGCAAATGGGGATTCAGCTCTTTTAGCCGTTTAGTAAGTTCAATTCCATTCATCTTTGGCATGCCGATATCTGTGATTAATAGATCAGGCATCTCATTCAGAGCTTTTTCGAAGGCGGCTGCACCATTTTCGTGCGTACTTTGAAGCGTTAATCCCAGGTTCTCCCACTCAATCGTTTCAGACAATAATTCTATTACCGGATAGTCATCGTCAACTAGCATTACTTTGTACATTAGGTCTCCTGCCTCCTTTTGGAATAGACATAATGACTTGAGTTCCCTTACCTAATTCACTTTTTATATCCATTTTGAATTCCTGACCAAAAGTCATATACATTCGTTCATAAACATTTGATATTCCTATAGACGAGAACCCTTTATTATTTTTAGATGTGCTATTATCTAGGGTGTTTGAATGGATAAGTTTCCTTTTTAATAGAAGTAATGTCTGCTCGTCCATTCCTCCGCCATTATCTTCAATCATGATCATTACTTCATTTTCTGTCATTTCCGCATTAACTATAATTTTGCCTGCACTCTGGTTTAGTCCATGAATGATGCTGTTTTCAATAATTGGCTGAAGAATAAACCTTGGAATCATGATTAGATTGGCCTCTTCATGAATGGTTATTTCGACATTAACCTTTTCTTTTTGCCTCATATTCATGATGTTAATAAAATCTAAGACAATTTGAACCTCTTCGTGAAATGTGATGATTTCTTTGTCTTTCGATATCGTCATACGAAGTAATTTTGACAAGGAACTAATCATATTGGCACTTTCTTTATCCCCTTTTACCATGACCTTCATTCGAATCGAATTAAGAACATTAAAAAGGAAATGAGGATTGATTTGTGCCTGAAGCATATCTAATTCTGCTTTCCTTTTTCTATCCTGGGTGGCAGTTATATCCTGAATCATTTTATTGATCGTATTAAGCATTTGATCAAAGGACGAGGACAGTCTGCCTATCTCATCCTTGCTTTTGATACGTGAGCGGATATTTAAATCCCCTTGCTGGACTAAGTCGGCAACATTGCCTAAACGCACAATCGGCTTTGTAATCGTTCTCAATAAATAAGTCATAAGGATTAGAAAAATTGTAAAAAATAAAACTTGAAATGCTACCACTTTATTGAATATTGTGTTAATTTTACTTGTTGCTTGTTTATAAGGGATTAACGATACTAATTTCCAGCCAGTAAAAGAGATTTTTTGTTCAGCTATTAAATAATCCTTTTTTGAAATCTCGAATATATTTGACGAGTTTTCTTCTGTAAGCTGATCACTATATTTAAACTTTTCTCCAATTCTATCGTCGTTTGTGTGAGATATAATTTGATTTGAAGAATCTAAAAGGATCATTTCTTCCTTGCCATTCATGTTCTCGAAAATTTGATTAATCTTATTTTCCATTATGGTTACAATCACATAGCCGTAAATATTTAAACTGTCATCTCTTAATGTTCTAGCAATTGATATTTGATAGGGATTAATCGGTTTTTCTGAATTAAACATGGTTGGCTGGCTGCTAATCCAAACTGTTTCATAGCCTTTTATTTTATTTAATTGTTTAAACCAATTTTCATTATAGATATCTTTGGGATTTAATTCATAGTTAGAATAATTTGTATACGATATACCATTCTCCAGGAGAATCGTCACATATGACTTTCCTCCAACCAATGTAATATTTTCAAGCGTTTTTATGATTTTGCTGTCATCTAAAAACTGTTCGTATTTTTGTTGTGATGTTTGATTTGCTGAACCCTTAATTTTCCGCTTTAATATCGTATTCATTTCTGCGTCGACTTGTATAAAGTTCGTTATGTACATCATATCTTCAAGAAGCTTTTCCACATATTCATTGGCAATGGTGAGCTCCCTATTTGCATTTGAATGTGCCTGTTCCTTGATTGTATCTTTTGTTAAATAGTTATAGATAAATAAGGTAAAAGTTGCAGGAATGACAAGACAAATGATAGATATGAACATGACTTTAAAACGAAAAGAACTTGATGATACCAGCAACTCCCTTACCTTATTCCACATAATCCTCAATCCTCCTATACCGGAGTTTGCGCAGGTATGATAAAAACCCCTCGATAGACAAATCGTTTACTGATTGTTGTTAAGGATTTCTTGTACTCTCTCTTTGGAAACCTCAATCGTACGATCAATATTCTGTTCACCAAATATCAATTTTTCATATTCCTCGTTAAGTACTTTATAAATTTCTGCCTGATTTGGAACAGGCGAAACAAACTTCGATGATTTCGCGTTTGTTAATACCTCTATCAGTGATTCTTTATCAATTTTCTCAGGATTTTTTGTACCATTAAGTATTCTATCAATGATTACATTGGTATCATGATTACTAACCTTATTCCAAGATGGCACGTTTTTACCCTGAATAATTTGCCCTTCAGTCGTGTACCATCGGATAAATGTGTACGCTTCTTGCTTATGATCTGATTTCGCTGCAACCGCCAAATAGTCTGTTGTGACTGGTGCATATCCACCTTTATCTGCCTTTTCATTTTTCGGGTAAGGTGCAACTGTAATATTGAAATTTAATGGATTCAGCTCAGTGCCTCCAAGCTCGGCATTTACCCAGCTTCCAATGATGATGGAGCTTGCAGCTTGAGTAAAAAACTGTTCTCGGTAATGAAGCTTTTGAGTCAGGACCTCCTCATAAGGTACAGCTGATTGGTCCTCTTTTTCCATCTTTACCCTCATTTCAAGTGTCTTCTTAAAAAGGGGATGTTCCAGATTAGATTTCCCTTCTTCTGTAGTAAATTCAGTATCTTCATCCTCACTTGCAAGTGCTAGTCTCATATACTCCAGCCAGCTTCCATCCTGTGGCCCATGGAAATAGGTTCCGTAATGCCCATCTCGTGTCATGGCTTTCGCATATTCCATAAATTCATCCCAAGTCCATTCCTTTGGGACCGTAAGACCTGCGGCATCCAGATGGTCTTTATTTATAAGAACATACCAAGGATTAAATTTACCTGGCAGTGCATAATATTTACCGTTTATTTCAGTATCGACCTTATATTCGTCTGTAACTTTGTATCCTTCTTCGTTAATAAATTCATCCAGAGGAGCAGTCATACCCATACTTACATTCTGGGCATAACTAGCGGATTCACTAAACATGATAACATCCATTTGTTCTCCTGATGCTGCTGCAAGACCTAGTTTCTTTGCTGCCTCCTGCGTGTCTCCTTTTTCACTAAGGATAACTAATTCAACATCGATCGTTGGATATTTCTTCTCAAAAGATTCAATGGTGTTCTTCCAATTGTAGGATTCTTCATTACCATGAGAATAGAACTTAATCGTGACCTTGTTGTCCTTTTTCGAATCAGATGCTGCCTTTTTACCGTTTTCTGAACATCCTGTGACTAGGACTGAAAATATTACGGTGCATGTCAAGAAAGCCCAAACCTTCTTCATCCTTATCCCCCCGGAGATTTAACTCTGAATGAAAACCTTTACATAATAACCCTCAATTCTACAAATTTATATAAATTATTATACTATTTATCAGAATATTTGACATCTGTTTTTGGGGGGAAGTTTGACGTGACAATTATAAATAAATTTAAAGAGGTGAATTCATCACTCTGACTCCATATACTCCGCCTGCTGCTTTCCCTTCGGAAGATGAAAAGTTCACTTCAACCTTTTGTTTTCCCTCTGTTAAAGCATTTTCCTGGGATTCTTTAAAAATACCTGCTAATAATTTGACCTTTTCCATAATGTAAACTCCTTATATTTGTTTGTCTACATCGACAATTGGATTACCATTAATAAAGTTAATTTGACTGATACATGTTTCCCGGAGTAAAGAACAATCCGGTTTAATTAATCGGTGATACACTAAATACCAGTTTTCCTTATACTCTGTCATAGACGCATGACCAGTTCCAAAAATTTGTTCTGATGGTTGTGTTACATGATTGTCCTCCGGAGTTTCGTATGGTCCATAAATATTGTTGCTCGTTGCAAAACAAATTTGATACCTCGGATCACGTGTATCATAATTGCTCCAAGTGAGTAAATAGGTTCCATCAATTTTTTGAAGATGAGGTCCTTCGTTGTAAACACTGTTGTCAAATATATTCGGGTCTTTACCTCGATTTTTATAAAGTTGGTCTGACAGGAGAACAGGTTCGGATTTGAATGTAACCATATCCTCTTCAAGAGGAACAATCCAACACTTACCTTGTCCCCAGAGCAGATATGGCTGATTGTCATCATCTACGAATAAGTCAGCATCTATGCTTTGGCACCCATATTCATCTTTACTAATTAATGGACGGCGTAATATATCCTTAAAAGGTCCAAGTGGAGAGTCAGAAACAGCTACACCAATCTGCGCTTCAGCAGAAAAATACATATAATATTTTCCGTTATATTTATTTACCCCTGGTGCCCATGCTCTTGTGTTTGCCCATGCTACATCCTTCAAATCTAGCGCTAAATAGGGACCAGCCCACTGTATGAGGTCTTTACTGTGAAATACATGAAATTTTTCGTAAACCCATCCTGCAC
This genomic stretch from Neobacillus niacini harbors:
- a CDS encoding family 43 glycosylhydrolase; the protein is MDRQGPIIEGEWADPFILKDGDDYYLYPTKDSAGWVYEKFHVFHSKDLIQWAGPYLALDLKDVAWANTRAWAPGVNKYNGKYYMYFSAEAQIGVAVSDSPLGPFKDILRRPLISKDEYGCQSIDADLFVDDDNQPYLLWGQGKCWIVPLEEDMVTFKSEPVLLSDQLYKNRGKDPNIFDNSVYNEGPHLQKIDGTYLLTWSNYDTRDPRYQICFATSNNIYGPYETPEDNHVTQPSEQIFGTGHASMTEYKENWYLVYHRLIKPDCSLLRETCISQINFINGNPIVDVDKQI
- a CDS encoding ABC transporter substrate-binding protein, producing the protein MKKVWAFLTCTVIFSVLVTGCSENGKKAASDSKKDNKVTIKFYSHGNEESYNWKNTIESFEKKYPTIDVELVILSEKGDTQEAAKKLGLAAASGEQMDVIMFSESASYAQNVSMGMTAPLDEFINEEGYKVTDEYKVDTEINGKYYALPGKFNPWYVLINKDHLDAAGLTVPKEWTWDEFMEYAKAMTRDGHYGTYFHGPQDGSWLEYMRLALASEDEDTEFTTEEGKSNLEHPLFKKTLEMRVKMEKEDQSAVPYEEVLTQKLHYREQFFTQAASSIIIGSWVNAELGGTELNPLNFNITVAPYPKNEKADKGGYAPVTTDYLAVAAKSDHKQEAYTFIRWYTTEGQIIQGKNVPSWNKVSNHDTNVIIDRILNGTKNPEKIDKESLIEVLTNAKSSKFVSPVPNQAEIYKVLNEEYEKLIFGEQNIDRTIEVSKERVQEILNNNQ
- a CDS encoding glycoside hydrolase family 27 protein encodes the protein MRHHTFAKTPPLGWNSWDCYGAAVREEEVKGNAHYMAEHLKPYGWEYVVVDIQWYEPGAVSSIYRPFVPLEMDEYSRLIPAVNRFPSAEGGKGFKPLADYVHNLGLKFGIHIMRGIPRQAVHANTPILGTNVGARDIAHPNSICPWNTDMYGVDASKEGAQEYYNSLFQLYAEWGVDFVKVDDIAASRLYHIHNEEIELIRKAINHSGREMVLSLSPGPAPLEYAETLKANANMWRMTDDFWDQWNLLYGMFERCEKWSEHSAPGHWPDCDMLPLGHIGIRSVDGGGSDRWTRFTRDEQRTMMTLWSIFRSPLMFGGELRDNDEWTLSLLTNKEVIELNQNSHSNRLVYRQDDRIVWTAKDRQDHTYAALFNASDETALVQVSLEQLGLTSSKSMRDIWKQEELGHVQDKISLSLPPHGSMLLKLY
- a CDS encoding response regulator transcription factor, which translates into the protein MYKVMLVDDDYPVIELLSETIEWENLGLTLQSTHENGAAAFEKALNEMPDLLITDIGMPKMNGIELTKRLKELNPHLQVVILSCHSEFEFAKQALRLQVQDYLVKDMFDPEDLCQVIKKIVNTLDKQKKKDVKQVQLQQLIDKNKNSIRERFIKKTINQVSVDEKEWLNEAESLGLQLDRTSYTASIAMILDYNVEKDRYLSEEIITFAIQNIFTDISKDSKSEAVFFNIGPKEFILCFPDSLKQKKGCFDEKQECIKKFQHAFTKYFNMNISFLMGESFSSFTELRHELITLQSAKQQRFYMPPGTIHKREVVQSENDDLFSKYDEAASDFRELMVVKDEGMITPIVTKWITFIEEKKFHPELVKEWMLKLLLDFKVKLQALQLFRSEYIVEGLHNKIISSNYLCELRVLLIDFFKLLLKRSEAAYSQTKRKEILDAIGYVSTNIEKRISLEEVSSYLFINQSYFSRLFKKEVGENFVEFVTKMKIARAKELLEQTTDSVGKICERLGYDNQSYFIKLFKTHVGVTPIEFRGGKVSAG
- a CDS encoding sensor histidine kinase, translated to MWNKVRELLVSSSSFRFKVMFISIICLVIPATFTLFIYNYLTKDTIKEQAHSNANRELTIANEYVEKLLEDMMYITNFIQVDAEMNTILKRKIKGSANQTSQQKYEQFLDDSKIIKTLENITLVGGKSYVTILLENGISYTNYSNYELNPKDIYNENWFKQLNKIKGYETVWISSQPTMFNSEKPINPYQISIARTLRDDSLNIYGYVIVTIMENKINQIFENMNGKEEMILLDSSNQIISHTNDDRIGEKFKYSDQLTEENSSNIFEISKKDYLIAEQKISFTGWKLVSLIPYKQATSKINTIFNKVVAFQVLFFTIFLILMTYLLRTITKPIVRLGNVADLVQQGDLNIRSRIKSKDEIGRLSSSFDQMLNTINKMIQDITATQDRKRKAELDMLQAQINPHFLFNVLNSIRMKVMVKGDKESANMISSLSKLLRMTISKDKEIITFHEEVQIVLDFINIMNMRQKEKVNVEITIHEEANLIMIPRFILQPIIENSIIHGLNQSAGKIIVNAEMTENEVMIMIEDNGGGMDEQTLLLLKRKLIHSNTLDNSTSKNNKGFSSIGISNVYERMYMTFGQEFKMDIKSELGKGTQVIMSIPKGGRRPNVQSNAS